One window of Methanobacterium alkalithermotolerans genomic DNA carries:
- a CDS encoding zinc ribbon domain-containing protein, translating to MKCPKCETEIEDSDDYCRKCGEPVSEGGKKKLTLFDTVLGLMLLVFLLLFAWLAIDTYFRIVDNETWRKLFFMAAAGGIGGTLAALNSFSIHQASEKFKVSFIWWYLVRPLAGLILGVVVYLLLLSNLLILELPADAATPLTTLTYSVIAFLAGFASKEVITKLREVIKTIIPYNATETEEPPTPPESRFEVVENPDPLLTEEPPTPPETEKKDTKLQEK from the coding sequence ATGAAATGTCCAAAATGTGAAACTGAAATAGAAGATTCTGATGATTATTGTCGTAAATGTGGAGAACCTGTATCTGAGGGTGGAAAAAAGAAACTAACACTTTTTGATACTGTATTGGGATTAATGTTGCTTGTTTTTCTGTTGTTATTTGCCTGGTTGGCTATAGACACCTATTTTAGAATTGTAGATAATGAAACATGGAGAAAACTATTTTTCATGGCGGCTGCAGGAGGTATAGGGGGAACCTTAGCTGCCCTAAATTCATTCAGTATCCATCAAGCATCGGAAAAATTCAAAGTTAGTTTTATTTGGTGGTATTTAGTTAGACCTTTGGCTGGATTAATATTAGGTGTGGTAGTATATCTGCTCCTACTTTCAAACCTTTTAATTCTGGAATTACCTGCAGATGCAGCTACACCACTTACCACCTTAACATATTCTGTAATTGCATTTTTAGCAGGTTTCGCATCAAAAGAAGTAATAACAAAGCTCAGAGAAGTGATTAAAACCATTATACCTTATAATGCCACCGAGACTGAGGAGCCACCTACTCCTCCTGAGTCCCGTTTCGAGGTTGTGGAAAACCCTGACCCTCTCCTCACTGAGGAGCCACCTACTCCTCCTGAGACTGAGAAGAAGGATACTAAACTACAAGAAAAATAA